The following coding sequences are from one Lycium ferocissimum isolate CSIRO_LF1 chromosome 3, AGI_CSIRO_Lferr_CH_V1, whole genome shotgun sequence window:
- the LOC132049298 gene encoding nudix hydrolase 16, mitochondrial-like produces the protein MSDLVARTGRHQQRYEEGYRLIAGCIPFRFRDMEQNGGDTSEKIVEVLMINSTSGPGLLFPKGGWENDETVKEAAVREAIEEAGVRGDLVHFLGYYPFKSKTLQDEFSPEGLCKAAMFALFVKEELDCWPEQSRRKRSWLTIPEAIDCCRHPWMRKALEEGFLKWHEGGMRLKENESKRNETRQLSSSSSSFSIAGYNFSYTSSGLTKL, from the exons atgtcTGATTTGGTTGCTCGAACGGGTAGGCATCAACAGAGATATGAAGAAGGTTATCGACTCATTGCTGG GTGTATTCCATTTAGATTCAGAGATATGGAACAAAATGGTGGTGATACATCTGAAAAGATAGTTGAAGTACTCATGATAAACTCAACGAGCGGGCCTGGTCTTCTGTTTCCGAAG GGAGGGTGGGAAAATGATGAAACAGTTAAAGAGGCAGCTGTTCGTGAAGCCATAGAGGAGGCTGGAGTCCGTGGGGATTTAGTG CATTTTTTGGGTTATTACCCCTTTAAAAGCAAAACACTTCAAGACGAGTTCAGCCCAGAAGGTCTGTGTAAAGCTGCCATGTTCGCTTTGTTTGTGAAGGAAGAGCTCGACTGTTGGCCAGAACAGAGCCGCCGGAAAAGAAGTTGGCTGACAATTCCCGAGGCGATTGACTGTTGTCGACACCCATGGATGAGAAAGGCCCTTGAGGAAGGATTCTTGAAGTGGCATGAGGGTGGTATG AGACTGAAGGAGAATGAATCAAAAAGAAATGAAACAAGACAATTAtcctcctcatcatcatcattttccatTGCTGGCTACAATTTTAGTTATACAAGTAGTGGACTAACCAAATTATAG